The genomic interval TGAAGTTTAAAGCGGTCACTGAGCGTTTTGTTTTGTGCATGACGGACAAATGCGGCATAGCCTGCTGAAAAATTATTCAGCTGTGAGTAATTGGCAACCAGCGATTCGACTTTGGGCGTCAAGTCATCATTCGATACCAACAACCGCCCAATCACCCCACCCATACTATGACCAATCAGCACCGAATGCTGGCTGGCAACGTCCTGCTGCTCAGGGTCGACGGTTTTAAAAGCGCGTTCAATCAAGTCATAAATTTGGTGGCGGTTTTCCAGAATCGGGATATTGGTTGGATAAAAAATCTGCCAAACTTGGAAATTTTCGCGAAGTTTTGGGTCATTAAAAATGTCATTCGTCAGTCCAATCCAAGTTTCAGGACTTGATGCCAACCCATGCATCATGATAATCACGCGCTTATTAGGATTGTAAGGCTCAAGCATAAATAAATGCGGCTGGGTCTGCTGATAGGGCGAGGCGAACAAACTTAGATAGCTGATATTGCCTAGGCGGTTGTCCTGTGACCATAAGCCATAGGCTGCCGAAAAATTCGCCGATAGCGCAAAATCTTTGTTGAGTATAGAGACACTTTTAAAGTGATAGGGATCATAAATATTGAGCGAAAAATCGGTGGTTTTTTGCAACTCATCAATGGTATTGCCTTTGGGCACCAACACCGCAGTCATAGGCAAATGCCCTGTTTGGTGGATACGTTCTTCTAGCGGTGTATCATTGGCATAGTGTTGCAACAAGTCAATAATCACCGCCGTATTGATGCGCCTATTGAGCAGTGCCACATAATTGATGCCAAAGCCATCGCGGCGACTGATGGTGTTAAATTTTGATAAATCAATCTGGTAGCTTGAGATCAACTTCATCGATGCCGATTTATCAGTAAACGGTTGTCCATTGATACTGACACGCAGTTTGTTGCGAGTGATTTGATAATTTTCTGCCATTTTTTGATGATACAGGCGATCACCTAACGCATCGATGGCAGCGTAATACAAGTCCTGAATTTGGGTCTCGCGTTGTTTTGGTAGATAATACAATTGTGACGGTTGTTGATTGACGACGGTTGGATTGAGGATATCGTACATCAAATAAATGTAAGAAAACCGAATCGATTGCAGCATATCGTCTTGAAAGGCAGTGGTACAAGAGATTTCATCGGGTTTGGGCGCTACAACGTCGGTCTTGCCAACCAAATCTTTGGCATAGTCTGTAGCCAAATCTTTTGGCGGATTGGTACAAGTTTTGGCTTGCTGGCGCTGCTGGGCAGAGGCGTAAAACAGCTCACTAATTGCGCCATAAATCCCTTTATCGGTATTAAGATCCGCTTGCTTGAGCATCACTACACAGGCAGGCATGTTTACCAAGCATTTTTCTTCATCTAAACCTGCCTGCACTAAACGGCTTTTGGTGT from Moraxella osloensis carries:
- a CDS encoding esterase/lipase family protein, producing the protein MPLTNQSTRFCQKSFITATTLVTIITLTGCATTKIGSRDTARAIIDQRVSVLSGSRLSSDTKSRLVQAGLDEEKCLVNMPACVVMLKQADLNTDKGIYGAISELFYASAQQRQQAKTCTNPPKDLATDYAKDLVGKTDVVAPKPDEISCTTAFQDDMLQSIRFSYIYLMYDILNPTVVNQQPSQLYYLPKQRETQIQDLYYAAIDALGDRLYHQKMAENYQITRNKLRVSINGQPFTDKSASMKLISSYQIDLSKFNTISRRDGFGINYVALLNRRINTAVIIDLLQHYANDTPLEERIHQTGHLPMTAVLVPKGNTIDELQKTTDFSLNIYDPYHFKSVSILNKDFALSANFSAAYGLWSQDNRLGNISYLSLFASPYQQTQPHLFMLEPYNPNKRVIIMMHGLASSPETWIGLTNDIFNDPKLRENFQVWQIFYPTNIPILENRHQIYDLIERAFKTVDPEQQDVASQHSVLIGHSMGGVIGRLLVSNDDLTPKVESLVANYSQLNNFSAGYAAFVRHAQNKTLSDRFKLQALPQVDRAIFISSPFRGTDYADRWFTRSLRRIISLPEGFIRTVYSNLNSLFTEGVVSSNPLAQLFLENGASQLSSHSYFNQLTADVKIAPNVAVNNIIATDDKDLSNALNQFTAKAANSTTDDVSASITSLKNDNTTATVKPATETNLYNTTSLAQAKQSLDEKKQRLESVKYGATDRVSDGIVPYNSSHLEGVESEKVLTGRHNVHTSPQAILELRRILHQQLTRYGVTQAPPDRQP